In a genomic window of Dyadobacter fermentans DSM 18053:
- a CDS encoding sugar phosphate isomerase/epimerase family protein: MKFGINTYLFSSPFTNESTSIFPQFKSWGFDFVEIALEDPAHIDPHTVRKALDDNGLECRSVCAATGPGRDLRGTRKDQVTAIEYVEALIRIAPVLGSKLVAGPIYSAVGRAELVPEDQKRKQWELVAGNLKALADFAAKHDVKIAIEPLNRYETDFINTCDQALRMIDNVGSDALQVHLDTFHMNLEEKDPAQAIRKAGHRLGLLHASGSDRGTPGNDQINWDRIFAALDAIHYPGDIVIESFTPDVKVIAKAASIWRQVEPSREAIAVDGLHFLRSLAF, translated from the coding sequence ATGAAGTTTGGTATCAACACTTACCTGTTTTCTTCACCATTTACGAACGAAAGCACCTCGATTTTTCCACAGTTTAAATCGTGGGGTTTTGATTTCGTCGAAATCGCGCTCGAAGATCCCGCGCATATCGATCCGCACACGGTAAGGAAGGCGCTGGACGACAATGGGCTTGAATGCCGGTCGGTGTGCGCTGCAACCGGCCCCGGACGCGACCTGCGCGGCACGCGGAAGGACCAGGTAACGGCGATCGAATATGTGGAAGCGCTTATCCGGATAGCACCGGTGCTGGGCAGCAAGCTGGTGGCCGGGCCGATTTACTCAGCAGTAGGCCGCGCCGAGCTGGTGCCCGAGGATCAGAAGCGCAAGCAGTGGGAACTCGTTGCAGGCAACCTGAAAGCCCTGGCCGATTTTGCGGCAAAGCACGACGTGAAGATTGCCATTGAGCCATTGAACCGCTATGAAACCGATTTTATCAACACCTGCGACCAGGCTCTGCGGATGATCGACAACGTGGGCAGTGATGCATTGCAGGTACACCTGGACACATTTCACATGAACCTCGAAGAAAAAGACCCCGCTCAGGCGATCCGGAAAGCAGGGCACAGGCTGGGCCTTCTGCACGCATCCGGCAGCGACCGCGGCACGCCGGGAAACGATCAGATCAATTGGGACCGCATTTTCGCCGCACTCGATGCAATCCATTACCCGGGCGATATTGTGATCGAGTCATTTACGCCGGATGTGAAAGTGATTGCCAAGGCGGCGTCGATCTGGCGGCAGGTAGAGCCTTCACGGGAGGCGATTGCCGTGGATGGATTGCATTTTTTGCGGTCACTGGCATTCTAG
- a CDS encoding c-type cytochrome codes for MVAWGEQLLAAGAAQREERQKLIDARIANFRPATTFSDAGKVIFVQNCSGCHQIQGSGGLAGPQLDGIGNWGHKALTQKILDPNRNITEAFRTYNITLKNDKTFTGLYRRNEGETMVFADMTGQEFSVVKGEMKEYRASRYTLMPDEFRNFIPEKDFYALLDYLLGVK; via the coding sequence GTGGTCGCGTGGGGAGAGCAGCTGCTCGCCGCCGGCGCGGCCCAACGTGAGGAACGCCAGAAGCTGATCGACGCCCGCATCGCGAATTTCAGGCCGGCCACCACGTTTTCAGATGCGGGGAAAGTGATTTTTGTGCAGAATTGCAGCGGCTGTCACCAGATCCAGGGCTCCGGCGGGCTCGCTGGACCGCAGCTCGATGGCATCGGCAACTGGGGCCACAAGGCATTGACGCAAAAAATCCTTGACCCCAACAGGAATATAACTGAGGCATTTCGTACTTATAATATCACGTTGAAAAACGACAAGACCTTCACGGGCTTGTACCGGCGCAACGAAGGCGAAACAATGGTTTTCGCCGACATGACCGGCCAGGAGTTTTCAGTGGTAAAAGGTGAAATGAAGGAATACCGGGCATCCAGATACACTTTAATGCCCGATGAGTTCCGGAACTTCATTCCTGAGAAGGACTTTTACGCATTGCTGGACTATCTGCTGGGGGTGAAATAA
- a CDS encoding DUF6786 family protein, producing MKAHYPIILATMAAIMGCQSNTKNGKVEKEQTQDAGTFGYDLAFLKKYKEAVVLSAPDNANAQAIVIPDYQGRVMTSTANGDGGNSYGWINYALIESGRYQPHMNGFGGEERFWLSPEGGQFSVYFKKGKPFDFENWQTPALIDTVSYPVVESDAASVQFQVTATIENYSGKTFTIEINRKVEMLTRQSIAKLLDLPALDGVKAVAYRSTNSATNKAETWKPETGMLGIWLLGMFRPSDQTTIIAPFSKGQSEKPLITDDYFGKIPTDRLAIKDSTLFLKADGKHRSKLGIAPKSARNVAGSYDAEKGILTIIQFDLDPQGQYMKSTWELHKDPYKGDALNAYNDGKLADGTQMGPFYELESNSSVKALEEGEAITHRQSTFHFEGDKAALGEIARKVLGVEIEGLGVIFE from the coding sequence ATGAAAGCGCATTATCCGATCATTTTGGCAACGATGGCGGCTATAATGGGCTGTCAGTCGAACACTAAAAACGGTAAAGTGGAAAAAGAGCAAACGCAGGACGCCGGCACATTCGGGTATGACCTGGCATTTTTGAAGAAATACAAAGAAGCGGTGGTATTGTCCGCGCCGGATAATGCAAATGCGCAGGCCATTGTTATCCCCGACTATCAGGGGCGGGTCATGACGAGCACAGCCAATGGCGACGGTGGTAACAGCTACGGCTGGATCAACTACGCGCTGATTGAAAGTGGCCGTTATCAGCCGCATATGAATGGCTTCGGCGGCGAAGAGCGTTTCTGGCTTTCTCCCGAGGGCGGCCAGTTTTCGGTGTATTTCAAAAAAGGCAAGCCGTTCGACTTCGAAAATTGGCAAACGCCGGCGCTGATCGACACCGTTTCCTACCCGGTGGTGGAATCGGACGCAGCATCTGTGCAATTTCAGGTGACTGCGACGATCGAGAACTATTCGGGCAAAACATTCACAATCGAAATCAACCGGAAAGTCGAGATGCTGACACGGCAAAGCATAGCCAAGCTGCTCGACCTTCCTGCATTGGATGGCGTGAAGGCCGTTGCCTACCGTTCCACCAATTCGGCTACCAACAAAGCCGAGACCTGGAAACCCGAAACCGGCATGCTGGGCATCTGGCTGCTGGGCATGTTCCGCCCTTCCGACCAGACGACCATTATTGCGCCATTTTCCAAAGGTCAATCTGAAAAGCCGCTCATCACCGACGACTATTTCGGCAAAATCCCCACCGACCGGCTCGCGATCAAAGACTCGACGTTGTTCCTGAAAGCCGACGGCAAACACCGCAGCAAGCTCGGCATCGCCCCGAAATCCGCCCGCAACGTCGCCGGCAGTTACGACGCCGAAAAAGGCATCCTCACCATCATCCAGTTCGACCTCGACCCGCAAGGCCAGTACATGAAATCCACCTGGGAACTGCACAAAGACCCCTATAAGGGCGACGCATTGAATGCCTACAACGACGGCAAGCTCGCCGACGGCACCCAAATGGGCCCATTCTACGAACTGGAATCGAACTCATCGGTGAAGGCGTTGGAGGAAGGCGAAGCCATCACGCACCGGCAGAGCACGTTTCATTTTGAGGGAGACAAGGCGGCATTGGGTGAGATAGCCCGGAAGGTGCTGGGGGTGGAAATAGAGGGGTTGGGAGTGATTTTTGAATAA
- a CDS encoding tail fiber domain-containing protein — MKNPIIPARFFCQWHPDDSKLIPSIFVLTVLLLAPEFLFAQLGIGTKTPRERLHVFEGSVYAESKQLDPVNNSFPPQDSVYYKFQWFHRKGALRSMTERTGKGGFELVNIGPLSFATGYESFATGTGAFAAGREVFSSGNFSAGFGELVTVGGDYAFGQGYNVIASGLHSVALGTRVSTNSQTGSFILGDDGGGTSQNDAKNQMMMRFSGGYKLFTSSLNVLGVQLGAGGNAWSVISDVRKKENFAPVNGEDFLQKISQINLTSWNYKGQDPKIFRHYGPIAQDFFKAFGQDSYGTIGSDTTINQADFDGVNLIAIQALVKRTEQLQQMNDRLLGEIMTLKEELRTTSRAVKRRKAWVARK, encoded by the coding sequence ATGAAAAATCCAATTATTCCCGCAAGGTTTTTCTGCCAATGGCATCCGGACGATTCTAAACTGATCCCGTCTATCTTCGTTTTGACTGTTTTATTGCTTGCCCCTGAGTTCCTTTTTGCTCAATTGGGCATCGGTACAAAAACTCCAAGAGAAAGGCTTCATGTTTTTGAAGGGTCAGTGTATGCTGAAAGCAAGCAACTAGATCCGGTCAACAACTCGTTTCCGCCACAGGATTCAGTGTACTATAAATTTCAATGGTTTCATCGAAAGGGGGCGCTGAGATCGATGACGGAGCGTACAGGAAAGGGTGGCTTTGAACTAGTCAATATTGGCCCGCTTTCTTTCGCAACAGGGTATGAAAGCTTTGCGACTGGCACGGGAGCATTTGCTGCTGGGCGGGAGGTGTTTTCGTCGGGTAACTTCTCGGCTGGGTTCGGGGAGCTGGTGACTGTCGGCGGAGATTATGCCTTCGGACAAGGTTATAACGTGATTGCAAGTGGGCTGCATTCTGTTGCACTGGGTACAAGGGTAAGTACCAACTCGCAGACGGGGTCTTTTATTCTCGGTGACGATGGTGGCGGCACCTCACAGAATGACGCAAAGAATCAGATGATGATGCGGTTCTCGGGAGGGTATAAGCTTTTCACCAGTTCGCTGAATGTCTTAGGCGTACAATTAGGCGCGGGCGGAAACGCATGGTCGGTGATCTCGGATGTTAGAAAAAAAGAAAACTTCGCTCCTGTAAATGGGGAAGACTTTCTTCAAAAAATCAGCCAAATAAACCTCACTTCCTGGAACTACAAAGGTCAGGACCCGAAGATATTCCGGCATTACGGGCCCATAGCGCAGGACTTCTTTAAAGCATTCGGTCAGGATTCGTATGGCACGATTGGCTCGGATACCACCATTAATCAGGCGGACTTCGATGGCGTGAATTTGATTGCCATTCAGGCACTTGTTAAACGGACGGAGCAGTTGCAGCAAATGAATGATCGGCTTCTGGGTGAAATTATGACGCTGAAAGAAGAGCTAAGAACGACTAGCAGAGCCGTAAAACGCAGAAAAGCCTGGGTGGCAAGGAAGTAG
- the rhaT gene encoding L-rhamnose/proton symporter RhaT, whose protein sequence is MQALLGVIFHFIGGFASGSFYIPYKQVKGWAWESYWIVGGVFSWLIVPPLAAYLTIPGYTEIIAHTNGGILFLTYFFGVLWGIGGLTYGLGVRYLGVALGSSIILGLCSVFGALIPSVYYEFNPQPGKDTISMLLGNAWGQWVLIGLLVCVIGIIICGKAGAMKDADLRKSGRGAEDNTEFKIGLGLTVSIISGILSACFAFGIDAGKVMAEEANEIWKAANPGQGEFLFQNNVTYVVILWGGLTTNFIWCMLLNARNKTFGNYTDSSTPLLSNYIFSALAGTTWFLQFFFYGMGESKLGNGPSSWILHMAFIILIANSWGLVLKEWKGVSKKTISSIFMGILVIILSVLIVGYGNYLKE, encoded by the coding sequence ATGCAAGCTCTTCTGGGTGTTATCTTTCATTTCATCGGCGGCTTTGCCTCCGGTAGTTTTTATATTCCTTACAAGCAGGTAAAAGGCTGGGCCTGGGAGTCTTACTGGATCGTTGGAGGGGTCTTTTCCTGGCTGATCGTTCCGCCGCTCGCAGCATATCTCACCATTCCGGGCTACACCGAAATCATCGCCCATACCAACGGCGGCATACTCTTTCTGACCTATTTTTTCGGCGTCCTCTGGGGCATAGGCGGCCTCACGTACGGGCTGGGTGTGCGTTACCTGGGCGTCGCGCTCGGCAGTTCCATCATCCTCGGATTGTGTTCGGTTTTCGGGGCATTAATACCCTCGGTGTATTACGAATTCAACCCGCAGCCGGGGAAGGACACCATTTCGATGCTACTTGGCAATGCGTGGGGACAATGGGTGCTCATCGGCTTGCTGGTGTGCGTGATCGGTATCATTATATGCGGTAAAGCGGGCGCCATGAAAGACGCCGATCTGCGGAAATCCGGTCGCGGGGCGGAGGATAACACAGAGTTTAAAATCGGCCTTGGGCTCACCGTTTCCATTATTTCCGGTATTCTCAGCGCATGCTTCGCCTTCGGGATCGACGCTGGCAAAGTAATGGCCGAGGAAGCGAACGAAATCTGGAAAGCGGCCAACCCGGGGCAGGGCGAATTTTTATTCCAAAACAATGTAACCTACGTCGTAATTCTCTGGGGCGGCCTTACTACCAATTTCATCTGGTGTATGCTCCTCAATGCGCGCAACAAGACCTTCGGCAACTACACCGACAGCTCGACGCCGCTGCTTTCGAACTATATTTTTTCGGCGCTGGCCGGCACCACTTGGTTTCTGCAATTCTTCTTTTATGGCATGGGAGAGAGCAAGTTAGGCAACGGGCCGAGCTCGTGGATTTTGCACATGGCATTCATTATACTTATCGCTAATTCCTGGGGACTAGTCCTGAAAGAGTGGAAAGGAGTAAGTAAAAAGACCATTTCCTCGATCTTCATGGGTATTCTGGTGATCATCCTGTCGGTGCTGATTGTCGGTTATGGCAATTATTTGAAAGAATAG
- a CDS encoding FG-GAP-like repeat-containing protein has protein sequence MRTKFTSFILCLICIYLPSQLRAQQAWFRLDTLTSVSAGGVKMTNPWGGGLNASQFLKMHLNNDADEDLVVYDRTNSKVTTFLAGPDPRNPGKKTFIHAPYYETLFPPVDNWMILADYNGDGLKDLFASTSLGIVVYQQVKTGNTWAFKQMREVLYTKGFSGNINMQVSGTDIPAITDVDDDGDLDLLTFDFSGTYIELHQNLSMEKFGVADSLGTQASPVFQRNGDCWGNFHKGNGEDFVVGVDCDVVTNPSNRRTAEDPSNGRILHAGNSILLHDLNGDGTKDMLAGHVSNDHISFLPNSAKGIIANFTGFSNTYPAVDPVVMHIFPAGFYEDVDFDNVKDLLIAPSIPANDINRTDFKSSGWYYHNEGTSDKPVFKLVQKNFLQDNMIDVGENAAPAFFDMDGDGDLDMLIGTGGNPVQNGFKGSLWYLKNNGTPAEPNFTVESQDYLELLSKLSVYNIKPQWADFNGDGVPDLGFAATAGATLKLEYRYIPNKGTNSGAAQLNVADAVSIALPVELQIGDSPYFYDADGDGDLDLLVGKTQGNIYYYTNTGSNTQYTFKLETDSFAGVGINFAGRFSQVAVADFDLDGKPDLATVDHTGSIRVFRNADWGKWTERDGSLLSVNGKAGNVHFGNYLALAVADLNGDKKPDVAIGNNAGGVRLLTNILPVSVTGVEPGDVGEVKVFPNPSVGFFKVYASKTGTFNVLTAGGAPMFRNRRIRANETLQISTAQWPAGLYLVELKTGNSRVVRKVVVGD, from the coding sequence ATGCGAACCAAATTTACCTCCTTTATACTCTGTCTCATCTGTATTTACCTGCCATCGCAACTGCGGGCGCAGCAAGCCTGGTTCAGGCTCGATACGCTCACCAGCGTGTCGGCAGGCGGCGTAAAAATGACGAACCCGTGGGGTGGAGGGCTGAATGCATCGCAATTCCTGAAAATGCATTTGAATAACGACGCCGATGAGGACCTCGTCGTTTACGACCGCACGAACAGCAAGGTAACCACCTTCCTCGCCGGTCCCGACCCCCGGAATCCAGGTAAAAAAACGTTCATTCATGCACCCTATTACGAAACCTTATTTCCACCGGTGGATAACTGGATGATCCTGGCCGATTATAATGGCGACGGCCTGAAAGATCTCTTCGCGAGCACGTCGCTCGGCATTGTGGTGTACCAGCAGGTGAAAACGGGAAATACCTGGGCCTTTAAGCAAATGCGTGAAGTGTTGTATACCAAAGGTTTTTCAGGAAATATCAATATGCAGGTGTCGGGAACGGACATTCCGGCGATTACGGACGTGGACGACGACGGCGACCTGGACTTACTAACCTTTGATTTTTCGGGGACTTACATTGAACTGCACCAGAACCTGAGCATGGAAAAATTCGGCGTGGCCGACAGCCTCGGCACGCAGGCAAGCCCTGTTTTTCAGCGCAATGGCGATTGCTGGGGGAATTTCCACAAAGGCAACGGCGAAGATTTTGTAGTGGGCGTGGACTGTGACGTCGTGACCAATCCTTCCAACAGACGCACTGCGGAAGATCCCTCGAACGGCCGCATTCTGCACGCGGGCAATTCCATTCTTCTGCACGATCTGAATGGCGACGGAACGAAAGACATGCTCGCCGGGCACGTCAGCAACGACCATATTTCTTTCCTGCCCAATTCGGCAAAAGGTATCATTGCCAATTTTACCGGTTTCAGTAACACTTATCCGGCGGTAGATCCGGTGGTTATGCACATTTTTCCGGCCGGTTTTTATGAGGATGTGGATTTTGATAATGTCAAAGACCTGCTGATCGCCCCGAGCATTCCGGCGAACGATATCAACCGGACCGATTTCAAGTCTTCCGGCTGGTATTACCATAATGAAGGCACATCGGACAAGCCTGTTTTTAAACTGGTTCAAAAGAATTTCCTGCAAGACAACATGATCGACGTGGGTGAAAATGCAGCACCTGCGTTCTTTGACATGGACGGCGACGGCGACCTGGACATGCTCATCGGCACAGGCGGCAATCCGGTGCAAAACGGTTTTAAAGGGAGTTTGTGGTATTTGAAAAACAACGGAACACCTGCCGAACCGAATTTTACAGTAGAATCCCAGGATTACCTCGAATTGCTTTCCAAACTTTCTGTTTACAATATCAAACCGCAATGGGCTGATTTCAATGGCGACGGCGTGCCCGACCTTGGTTTTGCCGCCACGGCCGGAGCCACGCTGAAACTCGAATACCGCTACATTCCCAACAAAGGCACCAATAGCGGCGCAGCACAGCTGAATGTAGCCGACGCTGTGAGCATTGCATTGCCGGTTGAGCTGCAAATCGGCGACTCGCCGTATTTCTACGATGCCGACGGCGACGGCGACCTCGACCTGCTCGTCGGAAAAACGCAGGGCAACATTTACTATTACACCAACACCGGAAGCAACACCCAATACACATTCAAACTCGAAACGGACTCGTTTGCAGGCGTGGGAATCAACTTTGCGGGCCGCTTTTCGCAGGTAGCCGTCGCCGATTTTGACCTCGACGGCAAGCCCGATCTCGCCACCGTAGACCATACCGGCTCGATCCGCGTGTTCCGCAACGCCGATTGGGGCAAATGGACGGAGCGCGACGGCTCTTTGCTGAGCGTCAACGGCAAGGCCGGCAACGTCCATTTCGGCAACTACCTGGCCCTGGCCGTGGCCGACCTGAATGGCGACAAAAAGCCCGATGTCGCGATCGGCAACAATGCGGGCGGCGTGCGTTTGCTGACCAACATCTTGCCTGTGTCGGTAACCGGCGTGGAGCCGGGCGATGTGGGTGAAGTGAAAGTTTTTCCCAATCCTTCGGTCGGATTTTTCAAAGTATATGCTTCCAAAACCGGCACCTTCAATGTGCTCACGGCAGGCGGCGCGCCGATGTTCCGCAACCGCCGTATCCGGGCAAACGAAACCTTGCAGATATCCACCGCGCAATGGCCTGCGGGCTTATACCTGGTAGAGCTGAAAACGGGTAACAGCCGGGTGGTGAGGAAAGTGGTGGTAGGAGACTGA
- a CDS encoding malate:quinone oxidoreductase, with translation MNTKKSSKTSSPDVVLIGAGIMSATLGVLLKKLNPAITISVFERLDRVTAESSDPWNNAGTGHSAFCELNYTPQLADGSIETKKAIKIAESFEVSKEFWAYLVENGVIDSPDAFIHNIPHLSFVWGEENVDYLRKRYEALTSHHLFHGMEYTEDKDVIANWAPLVMNGRGADEKVAATRMELGTDVNFGALTKAMFEYLEKQDGVNLFLNYEVDDLTRKKDNSWLIEVKDRATRKESKVTAKFVFIGAGGGSLPLLEKSNIPEGKGFGGFPVSGQWLVCNKPEIIEKHQAKVYGKASVGSPPMSVPHLDTRVIDGKKALLFGPYAGFSTKFLKNGSYLDLPLSIKLNNIKPMLAAGLHNIPLTKYLIDQVRQSPQDRLQALKDYFPEAKLEDWDLETAGQRVQVIKKDKKAGGVLEFGTEMVTAGDGSLAALLGASPGASTAVSIMLDLIHRCFAEAKTPEWQREFKKIIPSFGKSLSKEKELAAKTRAWTTEVLHLSASHLEAEMTA, from the coding sequence ATGAATACCAAAAAGTCTTCAAAAACGAGCTCACCTGACGTGGTTTTGATTGGGGCAGGCATTATGAGCGCTACGCTCGGGGTTCTACTAAAAAAGCTTAATCCGGCCATTACCATTTCCGTGTTCGAACGTCTGGACCGCGTCACTGCGGAGAGCTCCGATCCCTGGAATAATGCCGGCACCGGCCATTCCGCATTTTGCGAACTGAACTACACGCCGCAACTTGCCGACGGTTCCATCGAAACCAAAAAAGCGATTAAGATCGCCGAGTCTTTCGAAGTTTCGAAGGAATTTTGGGCGTATCTTGTAGAGAATGGCGTGATTGATTCGCCTGATGCTTTTATCCACAACATTCCCCACCTGAGCTTTGTGTGGGGCGAGGAAAACGTGGATTATCTACGCAAACGTTACGAGGCCTTGACGAGCCACCACCTTTTTCACGGAATGGAATACACCGAGGATAAGGATGTGATCGCCAACTGGGCCCCGCTTGTGATGAACGGTCGCGGTGCCGATGAAAAAGTTGCCGCTACCCGCATGGAGCTGGGCACCGACGTCAACTTCGGCGCGCTTACTAAGGCGATGTTCGAATATCTTGAAAAACAGGATGGCGTCAATCTCTTCCTGAACTATGAGGTTGATGACCTGACGCGCAAAAAAGACAATTCGTGGCTGATTGAAGTGAAGGACCGCGCGACCCGGAAAGAGAGCAAGGTTACTGCGAAATTCGTATTCATCGGTGCAGGCGGAGGCTCCTTACCACTGCTCGAAAAATCAAATATTCCCGAAGGAAAAGGCTTTGGCGGCTTCCCGGTGAGCGGACAATGGCTCGTGTGTAACAAGCCGGAGATCATCGAAAAACACCAGGCGAAAGTGTATGGCAAGGCCTCTGTGGGATCGCCTCCGATGTCGGTTCCACACTTGGATACCCGGGTTATAGATGGTAAAAAAGCGCTTCTATTCGGGCCATATGCCGGTTTTTCAACGAAGTTCCTGAAAAATGGCTCCTATCTCGACCTTCCGCTTTCCATTAAGCTGAATAATATCAAACCGATGCTGGCAGCTGGCCTGCATAACATCCCGCTGACCAAATATCTGATCGATCAGGTAAGACAGTCGCCTCAGGACAGGCTCCAAGCCCTGAAAGATTATTTCCCGGAAGCGAAACTGGAAGATTGGGATCTGGAAACGGCCGGCCAGCGCGTGCAGGTGATCAAAAAAGACAAAAAAGCGGGCGGAGTGCTCGAATTCGGGACCGAAATGGTTACCGCAGGCGACGGCTCACTCGCTGCATTGCTGGGTGCGTCTCCGGGTGCTTCCACAGCGGTGTCGATCATGCTCGACCTGATTCACCGTTGCTTTGCAGAAGCCAAAACGCCGGAATGGCAGCGTGAATTCAAGAAAATCATCCCTTCATTCGGAAAGTCACTTTCCAAAGAGAAGGAGCTCGCCGCAAAAACCCGCGCCTGGACTACCGAAGTGCTCCATTTGAGCGCCTCGCATCTGGAAGCAGAAATGACTGCGTAG
- a CDS encoding FG-GAP repeat domain-containing protein, translating into MKWLCLTGIVAVTCNHAAAQTGAKSKPAITFKKTELTKRFIAEGAAMADVNKDGKKDILSGAYWFEAPDWKQHELAKPQEFIVNGSYSDSFLDFAMDVNQDGWVDLIRIDWPGKAAAWHENPQNKPGHWPMHTIYSSVGNESPQLVDIDGDGRLDLLCNDPTAKKVIWLKCPSKKDDTTWEKYVISNDPNNSTHMYTHGIGYGDINGDGRKDVIVKSGWWEGPVEGPAKYPKDKDWKFHPADLGQDCSQMYVLDLNGDGLNDVLSASAHNYGIWWHEQKKEGKETVWIHHDIDKTISQTHGLALKDINGDGHPDFITGKRYFAHNGNDPGEFEPAFISWFEYKPGKVPTWIRHDIDDDSGVGLHVTVEDLNGDGLLDIVTGNKKGVRIFTQQKGK; encoded by the coding sequence TTGAAGTGGCTTTGTTTGACGGGTATCGTTGCGGTAACCTGTAACCATGCAGCTGCGCAGACGGGCGCGAAAAGCAAACCGGCGATTACATTTAAGAAAACAGAGCTTACCAAACGGTTTATCGCGGAAGGTGCGGCAATGGCCGATGTGAACAAGGATGGAAAGAAGGATATTCTTTCCGGTGCCTATTGGTTTGAAGCGCCCGACTGGAAGCAGCATGAACTGGCCAAACCGCAGGAATTCATTGTAAATGGCAGTTACAGTGATTCTTTCCTGGATTTTGCGATGGATGTAAACCAGGATGGCTGGGTGGACCTGATCCGCATCGACTGGCCGGGCAAAGCCGCCGCATGGCATGAAAACCCACAGAACAAACCCGGGCATTGGCCAATGCACACCATTTATTCTTCGGTGGGGAATGAGTCGCCGCAACTCGTCGACATCGATGGCGACGGCCGACTGGACTTGCTTTGCAACGATCCCACCGCGAAGAAGGTGATTTGGCTTAAATGTCCGTCGAAAAAAGACGATACAACCTGGGAAAAATACGTGATCAGCAACGATCCGAACAACTCCACGCATATGTACACGCACGGGATCGGGTATGGCGACATCAATGGCGACGGTCGCAAGGACGTGATCGTGAAAAGCGGCTGGTGGGAAGGCCCCGTGGAAGGGCCTGCCAAATATCCGAAAGACAAGGACTGGAAATTCCATCCGGCAGATCTCGGCCAAGACTGCTCACAAATGTATGTGCTCGATCTGAATGGCGATGGCTTGAACGACGTCCTCAGCGCCTCCGCCCACAATTACGGCATATGGTGGCATGAGCAAAAGAAGGAGGGAAAGGAAACCGTGTGGATCCACCACGACATTGATAAGACCATCTCGCAAACCCACGGCCTCGCATTAAAGGACATCAACGGCGACGGCCACCCCGATTTCATCACCGGCAAACGCTATTTCGCCCACAATGGAAACGATCCGGGCGAGTTCGAGCCGGCATTTATTTCATGGTTCGAATACAAACCGGGCAAAGTACCGACGTGGATCAGGCATGATATTGATGACGACTCCGGCGTAGGCCTGCACGTGACCGTCGAAGACCTGAATGGCGATGGCCTGCTCGACATCGTGACGGGCAACAAAAAAGGGGTACGCATTTTCACACAGCAAAAAGGGAAATAA
- a CDS encoding T9SS type A sorting domain-containing protein — MRKIYIVLVLLFIVSGKAAWAQITTGNELFAKANTIISLDSLVLVPSVDVDLSNRSLTLAHTAVPGNPHASIGRQYLFDEPLLFSGDVGIIYRPSELNGNTESLLELSNSETNENGFVTFSGSSRDLAMHHVWKTVTGLNLKMLTLVNADAALPVALVAFHVRKEENGVEVAWETSFETNSDYFEIQRSGNAKDWQPIGRLSSAGESSQKTSYSYSDHAPMKGDNYYRLKMVDQDGTFAWSQIRKVTWDETALNIFPNPATDVLEMEAQDWLNVAQISVIDERGTVLKEQNPQTSSQRGSLSLEGLNAGSYILQARYFDGSVLRRHFIKH; from the coding sequence ATGCGGAAGATTTACATTGTGCTGGTTCTGTTATTCATTGTTTCCGGCAAAGCTGCCTGGGCGCAGATTACCACGGGAAACGAGCTGTTTGCGAAAGCGAATACGATCATTAGTCTGGATAGCCTGGTGCTGGTCCCGTCGGTAGACGTGGATTTGAGTAACCGCTCACTGACGCTGGCGCATACGGCAGTCCCTGGAAACCCACATGCGAGTATCGGCAGGCAATATCTTTTTGATGAGCCGTTGCTTTTCAGTGGAGATGTGGGCATTATTTACCGTCCGTCAGAACTGAATGGAAATACGGAATCCTTGCTGGAACTGAGTAATTCGGAAACGAATGAGAATGGTTTTGTCACGTTTTCCGGAAGTTCGCGGGATCTGGCGATGCATCATGTTTGGAAAACTGTTACTGGCCTGAATTTGAAAATGTTGACATTAGTCAATGCGGATGCCGCGCTGCCCGTTGCCTTGGTTGCATTTCATGTGCGGAAAGAAGAAAACGGAGTTGAAGTGGCCTGGGAAACTTCCTTCGAAACGAACAGTGACTATTTTGAAATCCAGCGGAGCGGAAATGCGAAAGACTGGCAGCCGATCGGTCGTTTATCGTCCGCGGGTGAAAGCAGCCAAAAAACGAGTTACAGCTATTCGGATCATGCTCCGATGAAGGGCGACAACTACTACCGCCTGAAAATGGTCGATCAGGATGGTACCTTCGCATGGAGCCAGATCCGGAAAGTGACGTGGGACGAAACAGCTTTGAATATTTTTCCAAATCCGGCTACCGACGTGCTCGAAATGGAGGCACAGGATTGGCTGAATGTTGCGCAAATCAGTGTCATTGATGAACGCGGGACCGTTTTGAAAGAGCAGAACCCTCAAACCAGCTCGCAACGCGGTAGTCTTTCGCTCGAAGGGCTTAATGCGGGAAGTTACATATTGCAAGCCCGGTATTTCGATGGAAGCGTGCTGCGCAGGCATTTTATCAAACATTAG